A genomic region of Anas acuta chromosome 1, bAnaAcu1.1, whole genome shotgun sequence contains the following coding sequences:
- the IL17D gene encoding interleukin-17D has product MQRGRVLAALLCAALLPLPSDAAKAPKRPARPRGCGERPEELLEQLYGRLAAGMLSAFHHTLQPEPPGRQQHNASCPAGARPAGDKRLRLPVNMRSASPWAYRISYDPTRYPKYIPEAYCLCKGCLMGIFGEENFHFRSTPVYMPTVILRRTSSCAGGRYVYTEDYVTIPVGCTCVPEPEKEAESVNSSIDKQEMKLLVNQNKPSSE; this is encoded by the exons ATGCAGCGAGGCAGG GTGCTGGCGGCGCTGCTGTGCGCggcgctgctgccgctgccctCGGACGCCGCCAAAGCTCCCAAGCGGCCGGCtcggccccggggctgcggggagaggcccgaggagctgctggagcagctgtaCGGGCGGCTGGCCGCCGGCATGCTCAGCGCCTTCCACCACACGCTGCAGCCCGAGCCGCCCGGCCGCCAGCAGCACAACGCCAGCTGCCCCGCGGGGGCACGGCCGGCCGGCGACAAGAGGCTGCGGCTGCCCGTCAACATGCGCAGCGCCTCGCCCTGGGCGTACAG AATTTCATACGATCCCACGAGATACCCTAAGTACATTCCCGAAGCGTACTGCCTGTGCAAGGGCTGCCTCATGGGGATCTTCGGCGAGGAGAATTTCCACTTCCGCAGCACCCCCGTGTACATGCCCACCGTCATCCTCCGCCGCACTTCGTCCTGTGCCGGGGGCCGCTACGTGTACACGGAAGACTACGTCACTATCCCCGTGGGCTGCACTTGTGTCCCCGAGCCAGAGAAAGAGGCCGAAAGTGTAAATTCCAGCATAGATAAGCAAGAAATGAAGTTGCTCGTAAACCAGAACAAGCCATCATCAGAATGA
- the EEF1AKMT1 gene encoding EEF1A lysine methyltransferase 1 isoform X2 — MDDDDDDVPQLSAHTLAALQEFYLEQQQREGTKTSQGFNQYSVGSIEENWQLSQFWYSDETASCLANEAIVAAGKGGRIACVSAPSVYQKLKERDDKDFSVVILEYDRRFSVYGEEFIFYDYNNPLNLPENLLPHSFDIVIADPPYLSEECLQKTAETIRYLTKGKILLCTGAVMEEQAAKLLGVKICKFIPKHSRNLANEFRCYTNYASGLD; from the exons atggatgatgatgatgatgacgtTCCCCAGCTTTCAGCCCATACGTTGGCTGCCCTCCAGGAGTTCTATTTGgaacagcagcagagggaggGCACGAAGACTTCCCAAGGGTTTAATCAATATTCTGTTGGCTCGATAGAAGAAAACTGG CAACTGAGCCAGTTTTGGTACAGCGATGAAACTGCATCGTGCCTGGCTAATGAAGCAATTGTGGCAGCTGGGAAAGGTGGCAG GATAGCCTGTGTTAGTGCACCAAGTGTGTATCAGAAACTGAAGGAACGGGATGACAAAGATTTTTCGGTGGTTATTCTGGAGTACGACAGAAGGTTTTCTGTATATGGAGAAGAATTTATCTTCTATGATTACAACAACCCTTTGAACTTACCGGAAAACCTCCTGCCACACAGCTTTGACATCGTAATAGCAGATCCACCCTATCTGTCTGAGGAGTGTCTTCAAAAGACTGCAGAGACCATCAGATACTTAACGAAAGGAAAGATTCTGCTTTGCACAG GTGCAGTCATGGAGGAACAGGCAGCAAAGCTTCTTGGTGTGAAGATATGCAAGTTTATTCCAAAACACTCTCGAAATTTAGCTAATGAATTTCGATGTTACACGAACTATGCTTCTGGACTGGACTGA
- the EEF1AKMT1 gene encoding EEF1A lysine methyltransferase 1 isoform X1 — protein MSRKMDDDDDDVPQLSAHTLAALQEFYLEQQQREGTKTSQGFNQYSVGSIEENWQLSQFWYSDETASCLANEAIVAAGKGGRIACVSAPSVYQKLKERDDKDFSVVILEYDRRFSVYGEEFIFYDYNNPLNLPENLLPHSFDIVIADPPYLSEECLQKTAETIRYLTKGKILLCTGAVMEEQAAKLLGVKICKFIPKHSRNLANEFRCYTNYASGLD, from the exons ATGTCTAGAAAAatggatgatgatgatgatgacgtTCCCCAGCTTTCAGCCCATACGTTGGCTGCCCTCCAGGAGTTCTATTTGgaacagcagcagagggaggGCACGAAGACTTCCCAAGGGTTTAATCAATATTCTGTTGGCTCGATAGAAGAAAACTGG CAACTGAGCCAGTTTTGGTACAGCGATGAAACTGCATCGTGCCTGGCTAATGAAGCAATTGTGGCAGCTGGGAAAGGTGGCAG GATAGCCTGTGTTAGTGCACCAAGTGTGTATCAGAAACTGAAGGAACGGGATGACAAAGATTTTTCGGTGGTTATTCTGGAGTACGACAGAAGGTTTTCTGTATATGGAGAAGAATTTATCTTCTATGATTACAACAACCCTTTGAACTTACCGGAAAACCTCCTGCCACACAGCTTTGACATCGTAATAGCAGATCCACCCTATCTGTCTGAGGAGTGTCTTCAAAAGACTGCAGAGACCATCAGATACTTAACGAAAGGAAAGATTCTGCTTTGCACAG GTGCAGTCATGGAGGAACAGGCAGCAAAGCTTCTTGGTGTGAAGATATGCAAGTTTATTCCAAAACACTCTCGAAATTTAGCTAATGAATTTCGATGTTACACGAACTATGCTTCTGGACTGGACTGA